One stretch of Pseudomonas fluorescens Q2-87 DNA includes these proteins:
- a CDS encoding helix-turn-helix domain-containing protein codes for MPRHLPGTAKALPPLAPMQDVVLQFFSHHSIVEPIRVPAVAEPLLVLVLAGTARVEERVLGGEWEAAIVRAGGFFLTSTREPYEMRWQTIECETFEVMHLYLGLPLIDMAARDLLGEHAVAVSFADISGAQDERVSFIVNQLRIELIEERHPSPLFVNSLAQALAVHLIRRYPDPHGNTRRSNALQAYKLRRVLEAMNERLADDFSLGYLAQIADLSEYHFSRMFKRATGLSPSQYFIRLRMDRARRLLVETDRSVIDVGLEVGYSSPSHFSQVFRRQIGLTPSAYRQG; via the coding sequence ATGCCCCGTCACTTGCCGGGAACGGCGAAGGCGTTACCACCGCTGGCACCGATGCAGGATGTCGTGCTGCAGTTCTTCAGCCATCACAGCATTGTCGAACCGATACGGGTGCCCGCCGTAGCGGAGCCTTTGCTGGTCCTGGTGCTGGCAGGCACGGCAAGGGTCGAGGAGCGTGTCCTCGGCGGCGAGTGGGAAGCGGCCATCGTGCGGGCTGGCGGTTTTTTTCTCACCAGCACCCGTGAGCCCTACGAGATGCGCTGGCAGACAATCGAATGCGAAACTTTCGAAGTGATGCACCTGTACCTCGGCCTGCCGCTGATCGACATGGCCGCCCGCGATCTGCTGGGTGAGCACGCGGTTGCGGTAAGCTTCGCCGACATTTCCGGTGCCCAGGATGAGCGGGTGAGTTTCATCGTCAATCAGCTGCGCATCGAGCTGATCGAAGAACGCCACCCCAGCCCGTTATTCGTAAACAGCCTCGCCCAGGCGCTGGCCGTGCATCTGATCCGCCGTTATCCCGACCCACACGGCAATACGCGACGCAGCAATGCGCTTCAAGCGTACAAGCTGCGACGCGTCCTCGAGGCGATGAATGAGCGGCTGGCCGATGACTTCAGCCTCGGATACCTGGCACAGATTGCCGATTTGAGTGAGTACCACTTCAGCCGGATGTTCAAGCGCGCCACGGGGCTGTCGCCATCGCAGTACTTCATCCGCCTGCGCATGGATCGGGCCCGGCGTCTGCTGGTCGAGACCGACCGCAGCGTCATCGACGTGGGGCTGGAGGTGGGGTATTCCAGCCCCAGCCATTTTTCACAGGTCTTTCGTCGCCAGATCGGTCTCACGCCCAGCGCCTACCGCCAAGGGTGA
- the phlG gene encoding 2,4-diacetylphloroglucinol hydrolase, whose translation MEARVMTPFTYFSLPMQKQFLVNHKAVQGKPYAKFFRSKINVPLSAVEKIQQGPMPLADTLTPSVEDLNRMLAADFVSEEAGYALLPGPMAYVQSRKFFPNCTANMLKWWFMWHPLEAERYTLWFPYAHVENPCVHNERLTDDTLNFEQSLYGNTFCASEYVGDRLMHLHIHFRDPCELGFSADLYRESKIDGSVSALMSLADQPQVPISLMVHLFKECPEGLYLTSRYWVGSHPAMLRFPGAERAAQLLKENGFGEAELETLAYEFAVHDLCEFNHLASILPGLHAQFSGAA comes from the coding sequence ATGGAAGCGCGCGTAATGACACCTTTCACCTACTTCTCATTGCCGATGCAGAAGCAGTTCCTGGTCAATCATAAAGCCGTACAGGGTAAGCCCTACGCCAAATTTTTCCGCTCGAAGATCAATGTGCCGCTCAGCGCAGTGGAGAAGATCCAGCAAGGACCGATGCCCCTGGCCGATACCCTGACTCCAAGTGTTGAAGACCTCAATCGCATGCTGGCGGCGGATTTCGTCAGCGAAGAGGCCGGATACGCCCTGCTGCCCGGTCCGATGGCCTATGTGCAAAGTCGCAAGTTTTTCCCTAACTGCACCGCCAACATGCTCAAGTGGTGGTTCATGTGGCATCCACTGGAGGCCGAACGCTATACCCTGTGGTTCCCCTATGCCCATGTGGAAAACCCCTGCGTCCATAACGAACGCCTCACCGATGACACCCTGAACTTTGAACAGAGCTTGTATGGAAACACCTTCTGCGCGTCCGAATACGTCGGTGACCGCCTTATGCACCTGCACATCCACTTCAGGGATCCATGCGAGCTGGGTTTCTCTGCGGACCTGTATCGCGAATCAAAAATAGACGGCAGCGTCAGCGCCTTGATGAGCCTGGCGGATCAGCCGCAAGTGCCGATATCGCTCATGGTGCACTTGTTCAAGGAATGCCCCGAAGGCTTGTACCTGACCAGCCGTTACTGGGTGGGCAGCCACCCAGCGATGCTGCGTTTTCCCGGTGCCGAACGCGCCGCGCAGTTGTTGAAGGAAAACGGGTTTGGGGAAGCCGAACTGGAAACCCTGGCTTATGAATTTGCTGTGCATGATCTGTGTGAGTTCAACCACCTGGCCAGTATCCTGCCTGGCCTTCATGCACAGTTCAGCGGCGCGGCGTAA
- a CDS encoding type III polyketide synthase encodes MSTLCKPSLLFPHYKITQQQMIDHLEQLHDDHPRMALAKRMIQNTQVNERYLVLPIDELAVHTGFTHRSIVYEREARRMSSIAARQAIENAGLTTDDIRMVAVTSCTGFMMPSLTAHLINDLGLRTSTVQLPIAQLGCVAGAAAINRANDFASLSPDNHALIVSLEFSSLCYQPQDTKLHAFISAALFGDAVSACVMRADDKAPGFKIAKTGSYFLPDSEHYIKYDVKDSGFHFTLDKAVMNSIKDVAPMMEELNFETFNQHCAQNDFFIFHTGGRKILDELVLQLDLEPGRVAQSRDSLSEAGNIASVVVFDVLKRQFDSGPANGATGMLAAFGPGFTAEMAVGKWVA; translated from the coding sequence ATGTCTACTCTTTGCAAACCCAGCTTGCTTTTCCCGCATTACAAAATTACCCAACAACAGATGATCGATCACTTGGAACAGTTGCATGACGATCATCCGCGCATGGCATTGGCTAAACGGATGATTCAAAACACCCAAGTCAATGAACGGTATCTGGTCTTGCCCATCGATGAACTTGCGGTGCATACCGGCTTTACCCACCGCAGCATCGTGTATGAGCGAGAGGCTCGCCGCATGTCTTCAATCGCCGCGCGCCAGGCCATTGAAAACGCGGGCTTGACCACGGACGACATCCGGATGGTCGCCGTTACCTCTTGCACCGGGTTCATGATGCCATCGCTGACAGCCCACCTGATCAATGACTTGGGACTGCGAACGTCGACCGTACAATTGCCGATCGCTCAATTGGGATGCGTGGCAGGCGCCGCGGCGATTAATCGAGCCAACGACTTTGCCAGCCTGTCTCCAGACAACCACGCCCTTATTGTCTCGCTGGAGTTCTCGTCACTCTGCTATCAACCACAGGACACCAAGTTGCACGCGTTCATATCCGCAGCGCTGTTCGGCGATGCCGTCTCGGCCTGCGTAATGCGCGCCGACGATAAGGCGCCGGGATTCAAGATCGCCAAAACCGGCTCTTATTTCCTGCCTGACAGCGAGCACTACATTAAATATGACGTCAAGGACAGCGGCTTTCACTTCACCCTGGACAAAGCCGTCATGAACTCCATTAAAGACGTGGCCCCGATGATGGAGGAATTGAACTTCGAGACCTTCAACCAACATTGCGCTCAAAATGACTTTTTCATCTTCCACACCGGTGGACGAAAAATTCTTGATGAGCTGGTGCTGCAGCTCGATCTGGAACCTGGCAGGGTCGCGCAGTCTCGCGACAGCTTGAGCGAGGCCGGCAATATTGCCAGCGTGGTGGTCTTCGACGTCCTCAAGCGCCAGTTCGACAGCGGGCCGGCCAATGGAGCGACCGGCATGCTGGCAGCCTTCGGCCCTGGCTTCACAGCTGAAATGGCCGTGGGCAAGTGGGTGGCCTGA
- a CDS encoding OPT family oligopeptide transporter encodes MLPTSSSIPLSPPVEREFSVRAVSTGIVLGILLTPSNVYAGLKIGWSFNMSIIALLIGYGIWQGLARRSADGLPWTLHESNINQTVASAAASIISGGLVAPIPAYTLLTGEQLDVIPMVAWVFSVSFLGIWIAWYLRPSLLNDKALKFPEGMATLETLLHIYNHGHEAATRLKVLLSAALLSATVKWVDTFFWAFPRWSPNSHLERLTFTADPSLLLVGFGGIIGIRVGLTLLLGAVLAWGGLAPWLLEQGLVQLPQGSSGPQFAALVEWLLWPGVSLMVCSTLASLAIRLWALHASTKAGGAAIWTRPKAGPASGFLLAIVLVVGLQTLLFGISPWMALLTIPLAICLAAVAARVVGATGIPPIGAIGQLSQLSFGIVAPGQVPINLMSANTAGGSAGQCTDLMNDFKVGRAIGATPRKQLFAQTLGIFVGSIVGVLAYLALIPDPQAMLLSEEWPAPAVATWKAVAQTLTHGLDSLSVSIRWAIFVGGAVGLLLGVFDSLLPERRARYLPSTAALGLAFVLPASISLMMALGAVLTWAVSSRWPSLTERFAITAAAGLIAGESMTGVGASLWQMMGG; translated from the coding sequence ATGCTGCCAACCTCTTCATCGATTCCCTTGAGCCCTCCTGTCGAGCGCGAGTTCAGCGTGCGTGCGGTCAGCACGGGCATCGTGCTCGGTATCCTGCTGACACCCTCCAATGTATACGCGGGGTTGAAGATCGGTTGGTCGTTCAACATGTCGATCATTGCCCTGCTGATCGGCTATGGCATCTGGCAGGGCCTGGCCCGGCGTTCAGCCGACGGGCTGCCCTGGACGCTGCACGAAAGCAACATCAACCAGACGGTGGCTTCTGCCGCTGCGTCGATCATTTCCGGTGGACTGGTCGCGCCCATTCCGGCCTACACGTTGCTGACCGGCGAACAGTTGGATGTTATCCCGATGGTTGCCTGGGTCTTCTCGGTGAGCTTCCTGGGAATCTGGATTGCGTGGTACCTGCGCCCGTCGCTGCTCAACGACAAGGCGCTGAAATTTCCCGAAGGGATGGCGACCCTGGAAACCCTGCTGCACATCTACAACCATGGTCATGAGGCGGCGACGCGTTTGAAGGTGCTGCTCAGTGCCGCATTGCTGTCCGCAACGGTCAAGTGGGTGGACACCTTTTTCTGGGCCTTTCCACGTTGGTCGCCCAACAGCCACTTGGAGCGCCTGACCTTTACCGCTGACCCTTCGCTGCTGTTGGTGGGGTTCGGTGGGATCATCGGTATTCGGGTTGGCCTGACGCTGCTGCTTGGCGCCGTGCTGGCGTGGGGTGGGCTGGCGCCGTGGCTGCTGGAGCAGGGGCTGGTGCAATTGCCGCAAGGCAGCAGCGGCCCGCAGTTCGCTGCGTTGGTGGAATGGCTGCTGTGGCCCGGCGTCAGTCTGATGGTGTGTTCGACGCTGGCCTCCCTGGCGATTCGTCTGTGGGCCTTGCATGCGTCGACCAAGGCGGGCGGCGCGGCAATATGGACGCGGCCCAAGGCAGGGCCTGCCAGCGGTTTTCTGTTGGCGATTGTCTTGGTGGTCGGCCTGCAGACGCTATTGTTCGGTATCAGCCCGTGGATGGCATTGCTGACCATTCCCCTGGCGATCTGCCTGGCGGCCGTGGCGGCGAGAGTGGTGGGCGCGACGGGTATCCCGCCCATCGGTGCCATCGGTCAATTGTCCCAACTGAGCTTCGGCATCGTTGCACCGGGGCAGGTGCCGATCAATTTGATGAGCGCCAACACTGCCGGAGGTTCAGCCGGCCAGTGCACGGATTTGATGAATGATTTCAAGGTGGGCCGGGCGATTGGTGCGACGCCGCGCAAGCAGTTGTTCGCCCAGACGCTGGGGATTTTCGTCGGTAGCATTGTTGGCGTATTGGCCTATCTGGCGTTGATCCCCGATCCTCAAGCCATGCTGCTCTCCGAAGAGTGGCCGGCCCCGGCGGTCGCCACATGGAAAGCCGTGGCGCAAACCTTGACCCATGGCCTGGATTCGTTGTCGGTGAGCATCCGCTGGGCGATTTTCGTCGGCGGTGCGGTCGGTTTGCTGCTGGGCGTTTTCGACAGCCTGTTGCCCGAGCGTCGCGCCCGTTATCTTCCCAGCACGGCGGCTTTGGGCCTGGCATTCGTCTTGCCCGCCTCGATATCACTGATGATGGCCCTCGGTGCGGTGCTCACGTGGGCTGTGAGCAGCCGCTGGCCGAGCCTTACTGAACGCTTTGCCATCACCGCTGCCGCCGGATTGATTGCCGGAGAGAGCATGACCGGCGTGGGGGCTTCGTTGTGGCAGATGATGGGCGGCTAG
- a CDS encoding tautomerase family protein: MPFANYKFPEGILDHARKEEIIHRTTEMFVEYFGEQVRPFSMVLVEEVADGGWGRADETLTLEKMGLPAKGR, from the coding sequence ATGCCATTCGCCAACTACAAATTCCCTGAAGGGATCCTCGACCACGCTCGCAAAGAGGAAATCATCCATCGTACGACCGAGATGTTCGTCGAGTACTTTGGCGAGCAGGTCCGCCCTTTCAGCATGGTCCTGGTCGAAGAGGTCGCAGACGGCGGCTGGGGACGTGCCGATGAAACACTGACACTTGAAAAAATGGGCTTGCCTGCAAAAGGCCGTTAA
- a CDS encoding TetR/AcrR family transcriptional regulator: MARKPSRSSIGSLRSPHTHKAIIISAIETLKECGYSGLSIEAVARRAGASKPTIYRWWGNKAALIAEVYESESEQIRKEPDKGSFKENLNFLLLNLWKVWRETICGEAFRCVIAEAQLDPSTLPKLKDEFMERRRELPRKLVENAIQQGELPKDTSRELLLDMIFGFCWYRLLTEQLEVEGDINEFTTLLLNGVLRTTSAAE, encoded by the coding sequence ATGGCCCGTAAACCGTCTCGGAGCTCCATTGGCTCATTGAGGAGCCCACATACGCACAAAGCGATCATCATCTCCGCTATAGAAACACTCAAGGAGTGCGGTTATTCAGGGTTGAGTATCGAGGCTGTGGCTCGCCGTGCCGGCGCGAGCAAGCCGACCATCTATCGATGGTGGGGTAACAAGGCGGCTTTGATCGCCGAAGTCTACGAGAGCGAAAGCGAGCAGATTCGCAAGGAGCCTGATAAAGGATCCTTCAAGGAGAACCTCAATTTCCTGCTGCTCAATCTGTGGAAGGTCTGGAGAGAAACGATTTGCGGGGAGGCGTTTCGGTGTGTCATCGCTGAAGCCCAGCTCGACCCCAGTACGCTGCCCAAGCTGAAGGATGAATTCATGGAGCGTCGTCGGGAATTGCCGCGAAAGCTGGTGGAAAACGCCATCCAGCAAGGTGAGTTGCCCAAGGACACGTCCCGTGAGTTGTTGTTGGACATGATCTTCGGATTTTGCTGGTACAGGCTGTTGACTGAGCAACTGGAAGTGGAGGGTGACATCAATGAATTCACGACGCTTCTGTTGAACGGCGTGTTGCGTACGACTTCGGCGGCGGAGTAA
- a CDS encoding hydroxymethylglutaryl-CoA synthase produces the protein MNKVGIVSYGAGIPVCRLKVEDVIHVWKNTDLSLVTNQLGVVERAVLQPDEDVITLSVLAAQRALDKAPSCDLEALYLGTCTNPYDSRASAAVILEMLGCGYDAFCADVQFAGKSGTSALQIAYALVASGMAGNALAIGADTINRNTAPGDLTESYAGAGAAALLLGTENVIAHFDASFSCAADVADNIRPQGDRYIRSGMGLGSDKNSIGLEDQTHRAASGLMAKMNVQASDFDYVVFQQNLVSTPFSLGKGLGFTKAQIEPGIYAQSVGDAGAASPLLGLVSVLDRARPGEKILLVSYGFGAGSDAIALTVTDAIEAYQKTNVALRTLLEDKYYVDYGTSIKYEFKYLRPDYALTAYL, from the coding sequence GTGAATAAAGTAGGAATTGTGAGCTATGGCGCGGGCATCCCGGTGTGCCGCCTTAAAGTGGAAGACGTGATCCACGTCTGGAAAAACACAGACTTGAGTCTGGTCACCAACCAACTGGGCGTCGTTGAAAGGGCTGTACTCCAACCCGATGAGGACGTCATTACCTTGAGTGTCCTGGCCGCTCAACGTGCGCTGGACAAAGCCCCTTCTTGCGACCTGGAAGCGCTGTACCTGGGTACGTGCACCAACCCATATGACTCCCGCGCCTCGGCCGCGGTCATTCTGGAAATGCTCGGCTGCGGTTATGACGCCTTCTGCGCGGACGTACAGTTTGCCGGCAAATCAGGCACCAGCGCCCTGCAGATCGCCTATGCCCTGGTAGCCTCGGGCATGGCCGGCAATGCACTGGCAATAGGCGCCGATACGATCAACCGCAACACCGCCCCCGGCGACTTGACCGAGTCCTACGCCGGAGCGGGAGCCGCCGCACTGTTGTTGGGTACTGAAAATGTGATCGCGCATTTCGATGCCAGCTTTTCTTGCGCCGCCGATGTGGCTGACAACATCCGCCCCCAGGGAGACCGCTACATTCGCTCAGGAATGGGGCTGGGCTCCGACAAGAACAGCATTGGCCTTGAAGACCAGACCCATCGTGCTGCGTCGGGATTGATGGCCAAGATGAATGTACAGGCCAGCGATTTCGACTATGTCGTATTCCAGCAAAACCTGGTTTCGACCCCCTTCTCTCTTGGCAAAGGCCTGGGCTTCACCAAAGCGCAGATCGAACCTGGCATTTATGCCCAGAGTGTCGGTGATGCGGGGGCCGCGAGTCCGTTGCTGGGCTTGGTGAGCGTACTGGACCGAGCGCGTCCGGGTGAAAAAATCCTCTTGGTGTCGTACGGGTTTGGTGCGGGCAGCGATGCGATTGCGTTGACAGTGACCGATGCCATCGAAGCCTACCAAAAGACCAACGTTGCGCTGCGCACGCTGCTGGAAGACAAGTATTACGTGGATTACGGGACGTCGATCAAGTACGAGTTCAAATACTTGCGGCCTGACTACGCCCTGACAGCCTACCTCTGA
- a CDS encoding Zn-ribbon domain-containing OB-fold protein, whose amino-acid sequence MSLYPEQIHRMTTASMLREWREHGGKYRLEGSRCQDCEEIFFPRRTVCGACNSLNVEPYRCARTGTIQVSAHAENPILAAMGYGETVPRFMAMVRLDDGLVIASEIVDVVDPRQVVTGAPVRMVIRKHVRESNLAWQYAYKFVLAK is encoded by the coding sequence ATGTCCCTTTACCCAGAACAAATACACCGCATGACCACCGCCAGCATGTTGCGCGAATGGCGCGAACATGGCGGAAAATATCGTCTCGAAGGCAGCCGCTGCCAGGATTGCGAAGAAATCTTCTTCCCACGGCGCACCGTCTGCGGCGCATGCAACTCATTGAACGTGGAACCGTATCGCTGCGCACGCACCGGCACGATCCAGGTCAGCGCCCATGCTGAAAACCCCATTCTCGCGGCCATGGGATATGGCGAAACCGTCCCGCGCTTCATGGCAATGGTGCGCCTGGACGATGGCTTGGTGATCGCCTCGGAAATCGTCGATGTCGTCGATCCCCGGCAAGTCGTGACTGGAGCACCAGTGCGAATGGTTATTCGCAAGCACGTTCGGGAAAGCAACCTGGCGTGGCAATACGCTTATAAATTCGTATTGGCGAAATAA
- a CDS encoding TetR/AcrR family transcriptional regulator, with translation MDNAIGKPSPSRASRLDGRATRLQILEKAGELFAEQGLANTTSKQICEHSHANSAAVNYHFVNKEGLYRAVLLEAHARLVQLQTLISLSEQPGSPQDKLRALITLLVERVHNHPDGWALKVLTRELLSPSPEFEAVLKEQSFPKAHILRGLLGQIMNLPADHPTTLRSAISVFAPCLFLLIAHQPLKRHVLQGLSIEPQGLIEHMMSYALGGLQAVAATAHGT, from the coding sequence ATGGACAATGCCATTGGCAAGCCTTCCCCATCCCGCGCGTCGCGGCTCGATGGGCGAGCAACGCGGCTGCAAATCCTGGAAAAAGCGGGCGAGTTGTTTGCTGAACAGGGGCTGGCCAATACCACCAGCAAGCAGATTTGCGAGCATTCACACGCCAACAGTGCGGCTGTGAATTACCATTTCGTCAACAAGGAAGGGTTGTATCGTGCGGTGTTGCTCGAAGCCCATGCCCGACTCGTGCAATTGCAAACGCTGATTTCCCTCAGCGAGCAGCCAGGCTCGCCGCAAGACAAACTGCGCGCGCTCATCACACTGTTGGTCGAGCGCGTGCATAACCACCCGGATGGTTGGGCGCTGAAAGTGCTGACACGTGAACTGCTTTCGCCGTCTCCCGAATTCGAGGCGGTGCTCAAGGAGCAGTCTTTCCCCAAGGCACACATACTGCGGGGCTTGCTTGGCCAAATCATGAACCTGCCGGCCGACCATCCCACCACGCTGCGCAGTGCAATCAGTGTCTTCGCGCCCTGTCTTTTCTTGCTGATAGCGCATCAGCCTTTGAAGCGACATGTGCTGCAAGGATTGAGCATCGAGCCGCAGGGGCTGATCGAGCACATGATGAGCTATGCCCTCGGTGGCCTCCAGGCGGTGGCGGCCACGGCGCATGGAACATGA
- a CDS encoding MFS transporter: MESTYLATRPWGGYERRMVVLLSLSFGLVGLDRFIIMPLFPVIMHDLALDYQDLGLLSAILAFAWGGSALFMGVAIRRLGTKQLLVLSITLVSLLAGASALISSLMGLVLLRALMGICEGAFTPVSIIVTDEVSQPCRRGLNLGIQQALFPIIGLCLGPLLAGVLFEMFGSWRAVFAIISLPGLLVAWYLYRTYQPSQAPHPRPLVEPSGSQWRTALSSGNVRLNIALMLCILTCQFVLCALLPSYLTDVLHLSNFSMAMIISAIGLGGFFGQLVIPGLSDQLGRKPVVSICFLISTLLVGLLIISPPLPWLLFLQLFFLSFINFSLICITVGPLTSESVPPSLLATATGLVVGCGEILGGGVAPVVAGYIAVNWGLTAILFLALAGSLMGGLLSLRLKEASPVFNDRADYGPLPARLTLEDK; the protein is encoded by the coding sequence ATGGAGAGTACGTATCTTGCCACTCGACCTTGGGGTGGCTACGAAAGACGCATGGTCGTTCTTTTGTCGCTGAGCTTCGGGCTGGTAGGACTTGATCGATTCATTATCATGCCGTTGTTCCCGGTGATCATGCATGACCTGGCCCTGGACTATCAGGACCTGGGCCTGTTATCGGCGATCCTGGCATTTGCCTGGGGAGGCTCGGCCCTCTTCATGGGCGTTGCTATCAGGCGATTGGGCACCAAGCAACTGCTGGTGCTTTCGATTACCTTGGTATCGCTCCTGGCCGGCGCATCTGCGTTGATCTCAAGCCTTATGGGCCTGGTGCTCCTGCGCGCCTTGATGGGGATCTGCGAAGGCGCCTTCACCCCGGTCAGCATCATTGTCACCGATGAAGTTTCGCAGCCGTGCCGACGCGGGCTCAACCTGGGCATCCAGCAGGCACTGTTTCCCATCATCGGCCTGTGCCTGGGGCCGCTGCTGGCGGGCGTATTGTTTGAAATGTTCGGATCGTGGCGCGCCGTGTTCGCCATCATCTCGTTGCCGGGCCTGCTGGTGGCCTGGTATCTGTATCGAACCTACCAACCGAGCCAGGCGCCCCATCCAAGGCCGCTCGTAGAACCCTCCGGCAGCCAATGGCGAACAGCCCTGTCCAGCGGCAACGTGCGCCTCAACATTGCCTTGATGCTATGCATACTGACGTGCCAATTCGTCCTGTGCGCCCTGCTCCCCAGCTACCTGACAGACGTCTTGCACCTGAGCAATTTCTCCATGGCCATGATCATCTCCGCGATCGGCCTGGGTGGTTTTTTCGGCCAGCTCGTCATTCCCGGTTTGTCTGACCAACTGGGCCGCAAGCCTGTCGTTTCCATCTGCTTCCTGATCAGCACACTACTGGTCGGCTTGCTCATCATTTCCCCGCCGTTACCGTGGCTACTGTTCCTCCAGCTGTTCTTTTTATCTTTCATCAATTTCAGCCTGATCTGCATCACCGTCGGCCCACTGACCAGCGAATCAGTGCCACCCAGTTTACTGGCCACCGCTACGGGCCTGGTGGTGGGTTGCGGAGAAATCCTGGGCGGTGGCGTTGCGCCCGTGGTCGCCGGGTACATCGCCGTGAACTGGGGGCTTACCGCCATTCTGTTTCTGGCACTGGCTGGTAGTTTGATGGGCGGGTTGCTGTCCCTGCGGCTCAAGGAAGCCAGCCCTGTTTTCAATGACCGTGCGGACTACGGCCCCCTGCCCGCTCGCTTGACGCTGGAGGATAAGTGA
- a CDS encoding thiolase family protein, producing the protein MSARRVAIVSAAYTSKPGSSRVRQTFKEMIVESAYQALNAIKMHPRELQAVAYGYHGEGISEYGGLGPTISDALGISPAPTFMSTANCTSSSVSFQMAHQMVASGEYDIVLCGGFEKMTDHFNYAEYIGSSTECEYDYFLGISHTDAFALATAEYFEKFGYAGREADVLATFGRQMRIYAHNTPTATRYGVPVPSLETLKNSEACGSMLAWGEASGCAILVAEHLAHRYTTQPVFVRGCAYTGVSHYFGTRYHNPTLKYPGLPKDVGMAVSANSIACAEIAYKKAGITAKDIDVAQVYDLLGAGLIQMESMGVCGPGQAGDFVLEGGIALDGQLPLNTDGGNIGRGHASGCDGILHITELFRQLRGESNNQVKDARIGVSQNLGGYAAHNSVIVLSND; encoded by the coding sequence ATGAGCGCACGACGCGTTGCTATCGTTTCGGCTGCCTATACTTCCAAACCCGGCAGCTCCAGAGTCCGTCAAACCTTCAAGGAGATGATCGTCGAGTCCGCCTATCAGGCGCTCAACGCCATCAAGATGCATCCCCGTGAACTTCAGGCAGTCGCTTATGGATATCACGGTGAAGGTATTTCCGAATACGGCGGCCTGGGCCCGACTATTTCCGATGCCCTGGGCATCAGCCCTGCCCCGACGTTCATGAGCACTGCCAACTGCACCAGCAGCTCGGTTTCCTTTCAGATGGCCCATCAGATGGTCGCCTCGGGTGAGTACGACATCGTCCTGTGTGGTGGCTTTGAAAAAATGACCGACCACTTCAACTATGCCGAATACATCGGCTCCAGTACCGAATGTGAGTACGATTATTTCCTGGGCATTTCGCACACCGACGCCTTTGCCCTCGCAACCGCCGAATATTTTGAAAAATTTGGCTATGCAGGACGCGAAGCGGATGTCCTGGCAACGTTTGGTCGGCAAATGCGCATCTATGCGCACAACACGCCCACGGCAACCCGCTATGGCGTGCCGGTGCCATCCCTTGAAACCCTCAAGAACAGCGAAGCATGTGGCTCGATGCTGGCCTGGGGTGAAGCCAGCGGTTGCGCCATCCTGGTCGCCGAACACCTGGCGCACCGCTACACGACCCAACCGGTATTCGTCCGTGGTTGTGCCTATACCGGCGTATCCCATTATTTCGGGACGCGCTATCACAACCCGACCCTGAAATATCCAGGCCTGCCAAAAGACGTCGGCATGGCGGTTTCCGCCAACTCCATTGCTTGCGCCGAAATCGCCTACAAAAAAGCCGGCATCACCGCCAAGGATATCGATGTGGCCCAAGTCTACGACTTGCTGGGTGCCGGATTGATTCAGATGGAATCCATGGGCGTATGTGGTCCAGGCCAGGCAGGCGACTTTGTATTGGAAGGCGGCATAGCCCTCGACGGGCAACTGCCATTAAACACCGATGGCGGCAATATTGGCCGCGGCCACGCCTCTGGTTGCGACGGCATCCTGCACATTACCGAGCTGTTCCGACAACTTCGCGGCGAGTCCAACAACCAAGTCAAGGACGCTCGCATTGGCGTCTCGCAGAACTTGGGCGGTTACGCCGCGCATAACAGCGTCATTGTGCTTTCCAACGATTAA